CGAACCCGACGGCGTCGCGTTCGACGAGGAGTATCGCATCCGAGAGATCCGCGGCGATCCGCCCCACGACGTCTGTCACCTCGATCGCTCGCTCGAGTTAGTCGAACTCGACGTCGACGACTAACGGCGGAAACAGAATTCCACGCGAAACGACCGCTGCTGGCGCTACTTCTCGAGCGCGTCCTCGTCGAGCCAGCTGCCGGCCCAGCACTCGATCTCGTCGAACACCGGCTCTAAGGACTCGCCCTTCTCGGAGAGGCTGTAGTAGGTCGCGATCGGCGAGTCCTCCTCGATGCGGCGCTCGACGAACCCCATCTCGCCGAGGTCGTCGAGGACCCGCGACAGCGTGCGGGCGTTGGCGTCGGTCGAGCGCTTGAGTTCGTTGAACCGCTGCTCGCCGTCTAGCAGTTCGTGGAGGACCGCGAGTCGCCACTGCGAACCGATCTGCTCGATCGACGCGATGACGGGACAGGCGGCGTCGTGGCCGTGCTGGTCGGCGTCGGTCTCGTTCTCGCCGTCGCTGCGGGGGGTGGACTCGTCGTCACGGGGTTTCGTCTGGGGGGAAGACATCTCGGTCGATCGTTCGTAGCGTCCCCACCCGTATAGCAGTTCGGATACGAACCAGCTAACATCGGGAAAGTTCTCGGATAGCCGCCGGGCGAAATCCGGATCACCGCGCAGTTGCGTTAGGTGCGTCCAGCCGCTCACATCGAGCGTGCGCAAATCGGACGTTTCGGACGACTGTCACCGGCCACTACACTTTACTCCGGTGGCTCACTCTCGAGGAA
This portion of the Halopiger aswanensis genome encodes:
- a CDS encoding winged helix-turn-helix transcriptional regulator — its product is MSSPQTKPRDDESTPRSDGENETDADQHGHDAACPVIASIEQIGSQWRLAVLHELLDGEQRFNELKRSTDANARTLSRVLDDLGEMGFVERRIEEDSPIATYYSLSEKGESLEPVFDEIECWAGSWLDEDALEK